A genomic window from Xyrauchen texanus isolate HMW12.3.18 chromosome 15, RBS_HiC_50CHRs, whole genome shotgun sequence includes:
- the osgin2 gene encoding oxidative stress-induced growth inhibitor 2: MPLLEESSLPRDYTRTVPVVIIGNGPSGICLSYLLSGYTPYLDPVAVHPNPILFRKLQESKQLPITEQNLEQLSEGLEGRSGNTLAVLFDTLLHPNADLGFEFPSVLQWRLEKKHHIPHLVLGKATHGGAWHAMDGSMLTISLGIWMELPGVNYRDLSPGKRRGVSNDRATPEEISSYYKNYVKLMGLQKNFVENTYVTSVQKLHRSHENSFGNEKGTINSQINCVKNGFDYCHKNGTENGQNGVVNSFSNEFKNGMANNSRMGEIEEEQDENKRRKEGVKESIGVSQGLSQGLWEVRGYQLFQGDTHVPFSLYAENVVLATGASDMPARLGVEGEDLPFVFHNVRDLSVAVSCHGSLGPFSEPVLVVGAGLSAADAVLCALNHGVSVLHAFRKHADDPGLIFKQLPKTLYPEYHRVYHMMCSQAYPTSPVTNPSAPSPSLFPDYTSFPEHCVLSFQPDMHCVMRGPKGVLRAFKVSMVLVLIGTYPNLFYLKEQGQYLSLDPSRPISCRQNPIDINPYTFECNAEPGLFAMGPLVGDNFVRFLKGGALGIASCLLRRMKQRMKKNRKLIAEDGGCGEREREGSGGEGGFV; encoded by the exons ATGCCCCTGCTGGAAGaaagttcccttccgagggactATACTCGAACTGTGCCAGTTGTCATCATTG GTAATGGTCCCTCTGGTATATGCTTGTCATACCTTCTGAGTGGATATACTCCTTATTTGGATCCAGTGGCTGTGCACCCAAACCCCATCCTCTTTCGTAAACTTCAAGAATCCAAGCAGCTTCCCATAACTGAACAG AATTTGGAGCAACTCTCTGAGGGTTTAGAGGGGCGTTCAGGAAACACTTTGGCTGTGCTTTTCGACACACTCCTTCATCCAAATGCAGATCTGGGCTTTGAGTTCCCGTCTGTACTGCAGTGGAGACTGGAAAAGAAACACCACATTCCTCATCTGGTTTTGGGCAAAGCCACACATGGTGGTGCCTGGCAC GCAATGGACGGTTCAATGCTGACAATTAGTCTTGGGATATGGATGGAGTTACCAGGTGTTAACTACAGAGATTTATCCCCTGGCAAGAGGAG GGGGGTATCCAATGATCGAGCCACTCCAGAGGAGATCTCTTCTTACTACAAAAACTATGTCAAGCTCATGGGCCTCCAGAAGAACTTTGTGGAAAATACCTATGTGACCTCTGTTCAGAAACTCCACCGCAGTCATGAAAACAGTTTTGGGAATGAAAAAGGCACTATAAATAGTCAGATCAATTGTGTGAAAAATGGGTTTGATTACTGCCATAAGAATGGCACTGAGAACGGTCAGAATGGAGTGGTGAACAGTTTTAGTAATGAGTTCAAAAATGGAATGGCGAATAATAGTAGAATGGGTGAGATTGAAGAGGAACAGGatgaaaataaaagaagaaaagaagGAGTGAAAGAGAGTATTGGGGTTTCCCAAGGGCTTTCACAGGGACTCTGGGAGGTCAGGGGCTACCAACTGTTCCAAGGTGACACTCATGTCCCTTTTAGCCTATATGCTGAGAATGTTGTCTTGGCAACAGGGGCATCTGACATGCCAGCTCGATTAGGAGTAGAAGGGGAAGATCTTCCTTTCGTGTTTCACAACGTTCGTGACCTCAGTGTTGCTGTCAGCTGCCACGGCAGCCTGGGCCCTTTTTCTGAGCCTGTGCTGGTAGTGGGGGCAGGGCTTAGCGCAGCCGATGCAGTGCTGTGTGCTCTGAACCACGGTGTTTCTGTATTGCATGCCTTCCGTAAGCATGCCGATGACCCAGGTCTCATCTTCAAACAGCTGCCAAAAACACTTTACCCAGAATATCACAGAGTCTATCACATGATGTGCTCCCAGGCTTACCCAACATCACCTGTTACTAATCCCTCAGCCCCTAGTCCATCTCTGTTTCCAGATTACACCAGCTTCCCTGAGCATTGTGTGCTCTCTTTTCAGCCTGACATGCACTGTGTGATGAGGGGACCCAAAGGTGTTCTGAGAGCTTTCAAAGTCTCTATGGTGCTAGTTCTGATCGGCACCTATCCCAACCTATTTTATTTGAAGGAACAAGGGCAGTACCTCAGCTTGGATCCCAGTAGGCCAATCTCTTGCAGACAAAATCCCATTGACATAAATCCTTATACCTTTGAGTGCAATGCTGAGCCTGGGCTCTTTGCCATGGGTCCCCTTGTTGGTGACAACTTTGTACGCTTCTTGAAAGGTGGTGCTCTTGGTATTGCTAGCTGTCTGCTCAGGAGAATGAAACAGAGgatgaagaagaacaggaaaTTGATTGCCGAGGATGGAGGGTGTGGAGAACGGGAAAGAGAAGGCAGTGGGGGAGAAGGAGGATTTGTCTAA